CGGGCGAGGAGGTCGATGAACGGGCGGGCGCGGTGGCCGGCGTGGCGCAGGTACTGGGCGGGGTCCCAGGTGGGAGTGGTCATGTCTGCTACTTTCCCCTCACGTATATCTCGACGTCAAGAGACTTGATATCAAGAGACTTCATGTCGACACAACCACTACACTGATCGTCATGGAGGACGAGGTCGATCGGCTGGTCGCAGCATGGCGCCGGGAGCGCCCTGACCTCGACGTGGAACCGCTCGAGGTACTCAGCCGGGTGAGCAGGCTCGCCCGGCACCTGGACCGCGCCCGACGGTTGGCGTTCTCCGAGCACAGCCTGGAGCCCTGGGAGTTCGACGTGCTGACCGCACTGCGGCGCGCGGGCTCCCCGTACCAGCTCTCCCCCGGCCAGCTGCTCACGCAGACGCTCGTCACCTCCGGCACGATGACCAACCGCATCGACCGGCTGACGAAGAAGGGCCTGGTGGAGCGCCTCCCGGACCCGAGCGACCGCCGGGGCGTACTCGTGCGCCTCACGGACGAGGGACGCGACCGCGCCGACCAGGCGCTCGCCGGACTCCTCGACCAGGAGCGCGCGATCCTGGCCGAACTCAGCAGGGCGCAGCGCGGTGAGCTCGCGTCCCTGCTACGCCAGCTGACCGCCCCGTTCGACAACATCCCCGGTTAGGTCGACGGGCCCGACCCCGGCCCGGCGGGCGAGGGCGACCGCGGCGAGCGTCGAGTGGACGCCCAACTTCCCCAGCACGTTCTGCATATGGGTCCGGACGGTGTGCGGGGAGAGGAACAACCTCTCCGCGACGGCCTTGCGCCCCAGCCCCGCGACCATGCACCGCAGCACTTCCCGCTCCCGCGGCGTGAGCGACTCGACCAGCCGCTCGCTCTCGGTGCGGTGCTTGCGCGCGGCGGTCAACTCCCGCAGGACGCCGGTGAGCAGGGCGGGCGGCAGATGTGTCTCGTCGCGCAGCACACCCCGTATGACGGTGAGCAGCCGCGACAGGGAACAGTCCTTGGCGACCCACCCCGAGGCGCCGGCCTGCAGTGCGAGGGCGGCGCGGCGCGGATCGTCCTTCTCGGCGAGGACGACGATGCGCACGCTCGGCTGCCCCGAACGGACGCCCGCGACCAGCGAGATGCCGTCGACGAGCCCGTCCTCGTTGCCCTCCTGGACCGGTACGGCAGGACGGGCGCCGGGCAGATTGCCGCCCAGGTCGGCGTCGACGAGGAGCACGTCGAATCTGCGGCCCTCCGCGGACGCCCGCTCCAGGCAGCGCAGCGCGGCCGGGCCGCTGCCCGCGGCGGACACGTCGACGTCGGGCTCGGCGGCCAGGGCGGCGGCGAGCGACTCGGCGAAGATGCGGTGGTCGTCGACGACCAGGACACGGATGCGAACCACTGATACCCCCACTGGTCGGGGGACGGACCGGCGCAGGTACGACACCCGAAGTGATCCCGAGCCCGCTCGAACTCGGAAAACGGGGTGCCGCAGCCGCACGGCCGCCGCCGTGCTGGAACTGCTACCCCCACTTCGGGCGTCGTACCCGACTGTCTCGCCCCCTGATCAGCACCGGCCCCCACCGGCGCTGTTCACAGGGTACGACCGGGGGCGGGCAGCGGAAGGCAATTTGCAGAACTGATTGGCCGACGCGTTTATGGTGAGCCGTATGTTTCGTATGGAGACAGGAGACGACAAAGACCGGCGTGATCTGCTCCGCCGGCGACTGCGCGACACGAACACACAGGCGTCCCCGATCCTCCGCGCTCTGCGCGGCACCCCCGCCGAACGGGAACTTCCGCTCCACGTCTGGGCCTTGGCCGCCGACGGGGCGCTCGCGGGCGGGCTCGTCGGACACACCTGGACGACATGGCTGCACGTGACATACCTCTGGGTGGACACGCCCCACCGCGGCGCGGGCCTCGGCGGCCGGCTCCTCGCCGAGGCCGAGCGCCTCGCCCACGAGGAGCGCGGCTGCCGCGACTCCCGCCTGGAAACCTGGGACTTCCAGGCTCCCGATTTCTACAAGAAACACGGCTACGAGGTCGTATGCGTGATCCCCGACTATCCCCCGGGAATCACGGAATACACCCTGACCAAGCCGTTGTCCTGACCATGACTCCCCCGCCTGCGAACACCGGTCACCCCGAAGCTTTCAGGGGCGCGGGGAACTGCGCGCCCAGCCCCCACGGTCCGCAGACAAAGAACGCACCCGAGCGTCAGCTCAAGCGCCGGGCCCCCGCGGAAGGCACCGCCGGAAAGACCCGAGGAGCCGTGTGGCCGGCGTTGCCGAACGCCTCGGTCACCGCCTTCGTCACCGTGTCCACATCCGCCGACTCCACCAGCACGATCGCCGAGCCACCGAAGCCGCCCCCGGTCATCCGCGCACCCAGCGCCCCCGCGGCGTTGGCCGTGGCGACCACCAGGTCCAGTTCCTCGCAGGAGATCCGCAGGTCGTCCCGGAGCGAGGCGTGCCCCTCCGTGAGGACCGGACCGATGGCCCGGACATCCCCGGCGTCCAGCAGCGCGATGACCCGTTCCACTCGGTGATCGTCGGAGACGACATGGCGGACGTATCGGCGTACCCGCTCGTCCGACAGGCGCGCGAGCGCCGCGTCGAGCTCCGCGTACGCGACATCCCGCAGATGCGAGACCCCGAGCTGCCGCGCGCCCTCCTCGCACCCTTCGCGCCGCTCGGCGTACGCCCCGTCGCCCAGCGCGTGCTTCACCCGCGTGTCGACGACCAGCAGCTCCAGCCCCTGGGAGGCCAGATCGAAGGGGACCTGCCGGATGGACAGATCGCGGCAGTCGAGGTGCAGGGCGTGCCCCTCGGTGCAGCACGCGGACGCCGTCTGGTCCATGATCCCGCAGGGCACGCCGACGAAGTCGTTCTCGGCGCGCTGGGCGAGCCGGGCCAGTTCGGGCCCGGTGAGGCCGAGTTCGTACAGGTCGTTCAGAGCGAGTGCGGTCACGACCTCCAGAGCGGCGGAGGAGGA
This portion of the Streptomyces mirabilis genome encodes:
- a CDS encoding LuxR C-terminal-related transcriptional regulator — encoded protein: MVRIRVLVVDDHRIFAESLAAALAAEPDVDVSAAGSGPAALRCLERASAEGRRFDVLLVDADLGGNLPGARPAVPVQEGNEDGLVDGISLVAGVRSGQPSVRIVVLAEKDDPRRAALALQAGASGWVAKDCSLSRLLTVIRGVLRDETHLPPALLTGVLRELTAARKHRTESERLVESLTPREREVLRCMVAGLGRKAVAERLFLSPHTVRTHMQNVLGKLGVHSTLAAVALARRAGVGPVDLTGDVVERGGQLA
- the galK gene encoding galactokinase, with amino-acid sequence MGVREGFEELYGAAPEGVWAAPGRVNLIGEYTDFNEGFVMPLALPHTAVAAVSRRTDGVLRLHSADIEGPVVELHVDELAPLTNASWAAYPAGVVWALREAGHAVTGADVHLASTVPTGAGLSSSAALEVVTALALNDLYELGLTGPELARLAQRAENDFVGVPCGIMDQTASACCTEGHALHLDCRDLSIRQVPFDLASQGLELLVVDTRVKHALGDGAYAERREGCEEGARQLGVSHLRDVAYAELDAALARLSDERVRRYVRHVVSDDHRVERVIALLDAGDVRAIGPVLTEGHASLRDDLRISCEELDLVVATANAAGALGARMTGGGFGGSAIVLVESADVDTVTKAVTEAFGNAGHTAPRVFPAVPSAGARRLS
- a CDS encoding N-acetyltransferase, producing MVSRMFRMETGDDKDRRDLLRRRLRDTNTQASPILRALRGTPAERELPLHVWALAADGALAGGLVGHTWTTWLHVTYLWVDTPHRGAGLGGRLLAEAERLAHEERGCRDSRLETWDFQAPDFYKKHGYEVVCVIPDYPPGITEYTLTKPLS
- the tamR gene encoding MarR family transcriptional regulator TamR, producing MEDEVDRLVAAWRRERPDLDVEPLEVLSRVSRLARHLDRARRLAFSEHSLEPWEFDVLTALRRAGSPYQLSPGQLLTQTLVTSGTMTNRIDRLTKKGLVERLPDPSDRRGVLVRLTDEGRDRADQALAGLLDQERAILAELSRAQRGELASLLRQLTAPFDNIPG